A section of the Williamwhitmania sp. genome encodes:
- a CDS encoding M13 family metallopeptidase, producing the protein MTKHQLMILAGMATLLGIAGCGHSDKQTSLAFSPANMDLSIKPGVDFYDYANGNWIKNTPIPGDRSRWGSFDQLQEENNVFVKGILEEAAASTNAAKGSNLQKVGDFYASGMDTTAIENAGFTPLMGDFENIDKLSKPEEIQGYISSLQTMGLRPAFNFSVVQDERNSNSMIANLSQGGLGLPDRDYYLGNDSRSKEIRAAYLKYIAKSFELTGVDSSNAKQFGQDVLNIETRLAQSSMSRKERRDPIKTYNKETVTEMQKLAPGISWSAYFTALGVKNVESFIVDNPKFFTELGKMIKNIPVDSWKIYLKWNVLNRYSPYLSSKFEANNFDFYGKQLSGQEVNRPRWQRVSATADRAIGEAIGELYVKKYFPAEAKAKMIDLVNNLKESYKERIKQLPWMSEPTKEKALEKLAKINVKVGYPDKWQDYSALNITRDSYLQNVKNASAFHFQDNLSELGKPVDRTKWEMTPQTVNAYYSPTMNEIVFPAAILRPPFFDLKADDALNYGGIGCVIGHEMTHGFDDQGRLYDKDGNLSDWWTPADAQKFKDLTQNLADDYSAF; encoded by the coding sequence ATGACTAAGCACCAACTAATGATCTTAGCAGGCATGGCAACCTTGCTGGGAATAGCGGGTTGTGGACATTCAGACAAGCAAACCTCCTTGGCATTCTCACCAGCCAACATGGATTTGTCCATTAAACCAGGCGTAGATTTTTACGATTATGCCAATGGCAACTGGATTAAAAACACCCCCATCCCTGGCGATAGATCCCGTTGGGGATCTTTCGATCAGCTACAAGAGGAGAACAATGTTTTCGTAAAAGGCATTCTGGAGGAAGCTGCCGCATCCACCAATGCAGCTAAAGGCTCCAATCTACAAAAGGTTGGTGATTTTTACGCTTCAGGAATGGACACTACAGCCATTGAAAATGCTGGCTTTACACCACTAATGGGTGATTTCGAAAACATTGATAAGTTATCCAAACCGGAAGAAATTCAAGGTTATATTTCCTCCCTACAAACAATGGGTCTTCGACCCGCTTTCAACTTTAGCGTTGTTCAGGACGAAAGAAACTCCAACAGCATGATTGCTAACCTTTCACAAGGAGGTTTGGGGTTACCCGATCGTGATTACTACCTAGGCAACGACAGCAGATCAAAGGAAATAAGAGCTGCATATCTTAAATACATTGCTAAATCCTTTGAACTTACAGGTGTTGATTCCTCTAACGCTAAGCAATTTGGCCAAGATGTTTTAAACATAGAAACCCGCCTTGCTCAATCGTCCATGAGCCGTAAAGAGCGCCGCGATCCTATTAAAACGTACAACAAGGAAACTGTTACTGAGATGCAGAAGTTGGCACCCGGAATCAGCTGGAGTGCATACTTTACTGCGCTGGGCGTTAAAAACGTTGAATCCTTTATTGTCGATAACCCTAAATTTTTCACTGAACTAGGCAAAATGATTAAGAATATTCCGGTGGATAGCTGGAAAATTTACCTGAAGTGGAATGTTCTTAATCGTTACTCTCCATACTTAAGCAGTAAGTTCGAAGCCAACAATTTTGATTTCTATGGCAAGCAGCTTTCAGGCCAAGAAGTAAACCGCCCAAGATGGCAGCGCGTTTCCGCAACTGCCGATAGAGCAATAGGCGAAGCAATTGGTGAACTTTATGTAAAGAAGTATTTCCCTGCCGAAGCAAAGGCAAAAATGATTGACCTGGTAAACAACCTAAAAGAATCCTATAAGGAGCGCATTAAGCAGCTGCCTTGGATGAGCGAGCCAACCAAGGAAAAAGCGCTGGAAAAACTGGCAAAAATCAATGTCAAGGTTGGCTACCCCGACAAATGGCAAGACTATTCTGCGCTAAACATAACCAGAGACAGCTATCTACAGAATGTCAAAAATGCTAGCGCATTCCATTTTCAAGATAATCTTTCTGAATTGGGAAAACCGGTAGACAGAACCAAGTGGGAAATGACACCACAAACGGTGAATGCCTACTATAGCCCAACCATGAACGAAATAGTTTTCCCTGCAGCTATTCTCCGTCCACCTTTCTTCGATTTAAAGGCTGACGACGCCCTGAATTACGGTGGTATTGGTTGTGTAATTGGTCACGAAATGACCCATGGTTTCGACGACCAAGGAAGGCTATACGATAAAGATGGTAATCTTTCCGATTGGTGGACACCGGCAGATGCACAGAAGTTCAAAGATCTCACACAGAATTTAGCCGATGATTATAGTGCTTTT
- the rocD gene encoding ornithine--oxo-acid transaminase yields the protein MTKMTPKQFMDREDKYGAHNYHPLPVVLEKGKGVFMWDVEGKRYFDFLSAYSAVNQGHCHPRIINAMKQQAEMLTLTSRAFYNNVLGEFEEFITKYFGYDKVLPMNSGAEADETALKLCRKWAYSKKGIKEGMAKIIVCEGNFHGRTITIVSMSTDPDSYAGFGPFTPGFIKIPYNDIPALEKELQDPNVAGFLVEPIQGEAGVFVPDAGYLKKAKELCKAKNVLFIADEVQTGIARTGKMLACDHENVHPDILILGKAISGGVMPVSAVLADDDIMLCIKPGEHGSTFGGNPVACKVAIEALSVIKDENLAENAERMGKIFREEMEKFKKETNSHMVDLVRGKGLLNAIVVRPKNGKTAWDVCLAMRDLGLLAKPTHDHIIRFAPPLVITEPELREAIAIIQKAFKLFE from the coding sequence ATGACAAAGATGACACCAAAGCAGTTCATGGATCGGGAAGACAAGTATGGAGCCCACAACTACCATCCACTTCCAGTTGTTCTCGAAAAGGGAAAAGGCGTATTCATGTGGGATGTTGAAGGAAAAAGATATTTTGACTTCCTGTCAGCCTATTCCGCTGTAAACCAAGGTCACTGCCATCCAAGAATTATCAATGCAATGAAACAGCAAGCAGAAATGCTTACGCTGACTTCACGAGCATTCTACAACAACGTTCTTGGAGAATTTGAAGAGTTTATAACCAAGTATTTTGGATACGACAAGGTTCTTCCCATGAACTCCGGTGCAGAAGCCGACGAAACAGCTCTTAAGCTTTGCCGCAAATGGGCATACAGTAAAAAGGGTATTAAGGAAGGTATGGCCAAGATTATAGTTTGCGAAGGTAACTTCCATGGTCGTACCATAACCATTGTATCCATGAGCACCGACCCCGATTCCTATGCGGGTTTTGGTCCATTTACTCCTGGGTTTATCAAGATTCCTTACAACGACATCCCAGCGCTCGAAAAAGAACTGCAAGATCCCAATGTTGCGGGTTTCCTTGTTGAGCCAATCCAGGGTGAGGCCGGAGTATTTGTACCTGATGCAGGGTATTTGAAAAAAGCAAAGGAACTCTGCAAAGCTAAAAATGTGCTTTTCATTGCCGACGAAGTTCAAACAGGAATTGCCCGCACTGGCAAAATGTTAGCCTGCGATCACGAAAACGTTCATCCCGACATTCTTATTCTTGGGAAAGCAATTTCTGGTGGCGTTATGCCAGTGTCGGCAGTTCTTGCTGACGACGACATTATGCTTTGCATTAAGCCTGGTGAACATGGCTCCACTTTTGGAGGAAACCCAGTAGCTTGTAAGGTTGCCATTGAGGCTCTTAGCGTAATTAAGGATGAGAATTTGGCCGAGAATGCTGAACGCATGGGCAAAATCTTCCGCGAAGAGATGGAAAAATTTAAGAAAGAGACCAACAGCCACATGGTTGACCTTGTTAGAGGTAAAGGTTTACTTAACGCCATTGTGGTAAGACCAAAAAATGGTAAAACCGCTTGGGACGTTTGCCTTGCCATGCGCGACTTAGGTCTGCTTGCTAAACCTACCCATGATCATATTATTCGCTTTGCCCCACCGTTGGTTATTACCGAACCGGAGTTGCGAGAAGCAATAGCAATCATTCAGAAAGCATTTAAACTTTTTGAATAG